AGAACTATTCCAAAAGTCTTCTGAAGCCGCTTTCTATAATGCTCTAGTCGAATTAGTACCGCAAACGCAAGCAGCACAGCAATCGAGAAACTATCACCTGTTAGTAACATCATTGAGTAAAATTGCCCCAACTGTTAGTAGCTTTTTTGACGGTGCAGAGAGTGTCTTAGTGATGGATTCCGATCCTGAAATTAAGCGCAATCGGTTAAATTTACTAGGCTTACTACGCAATCATGCCCGTGTTTTAGCGGACTTTGGTGCGATCGTCAAAAATTTGTAGCCTAAATCAACAAAAATCGGGTGTAATTTTTGCCAATAGGCGCTACGATCAGTAGTGCTTAACCAGGGTCACTCTGCTACTTACAGTCTATGCCTAAATCTGCTGTCATTGGATTAGGAAAATCCGGTATTGCTGCGGCGAGATTGTTGCATAGGGAAGGCTGGGAGGTGGAGCTATGTGACAGCAACACCTCCGAAACCCTCCTGAAACAACAACAAGAACTTGCTACAGAAAACATAACTGTGAAACTAGGGTACTCCCTAGAATTCAATGATGCTGATTTACCGCAGTTAATAGTTGTCAGTCCTGGTGTGCCTTGGGATATTCCTGTATTAGTCAAAGCACGGGAATTAGGTATCGAAACTATCGGGGAGATGGAGCTTGCTTGGCGATATTTGCAATCTCTACCCTGGGTAGGAATTACTGGTACTAATGGAAAAACTACCACTACTGCTTTGATTGCGGCAATCTTTCAAGCTGCTGGCTTTGATGCTCCTGCTTGTGGGAACATTGGCTATGCTGCCTGTGAAGTCGCCTTAGCCAAAAAACTACCAGATTGGGTAATTGGCGAAATTAGCAGTTATCAAATAGAATCTTCTGTGACTCTAGCCCCGCGAATTGGTGTATGGACAACTTTCACACCAGATCACCTCAGTCGGCACAAAACTTTAGATAATTACTACAATATCAAAGCCAAACTACTGCATAAATCTCAATTGCAAATATTCAATGGCGATGATGCTTACTTGCGGAAAGTTGGTTTGAGTGATTGGCCTGATGCTTATTGGACAAGTGCCAAAGGTAAAGATTACCTAATTGGCGAGAAAGGCTTTTACATCGAAAATGGATGGGTAATAGAAAAATTATCTGCAACCTCCACACCACAAGCGATTGTGGAAGTATCTGCTTTGCGGATGGTAGGAGAACATAATCAACAAAATCTCTTAATGGCAGTTGCAGCAGCGCGGTTGGCAGAAATTCATCCCGATGCTATTTCCCGCGCAATTCGAGAATTTCCCGGCGTACCCCATCGTTTAGAACATATCTGCACTTGGGAAGGCATTGATTTTATCAACGACAGTAAAGCCACTAACTACGATGCGGCGGAAGTTGGGTTAGCATCGGTGAAAAGTCCCGCCATTTTGATTGCCGGTGGTGAAGCCAAAGCTGGCGATGACACAGGCTGGCTAGCAAAAATTCAATCCCAAGCCGCCGCCGTGTTACTAATTGGTAGCGCTGCACCTGCGTTTGCTCAACGTCTGCAAGAGGTGGGCTATTCTAATTATGAAATCGTCGAAACGATGGAGAAAGCAATCACCAAATCGGCAGAATTAGCCAAAAAGCACCAAGCTGCTGTTGTGTTGCTATCTCCTGCTTGCGCCAGTTTCGATCAGTATCCCAATTTTGAAGTACGCGGCGACCATTTCCGTCAGCTTTGCTTAGATTGGGCGAGAATTAGTTAGTGCTAAGTCTTGAGCATCGAGTAGCGCCGTGCGTGCCTGTAAGTAAATCCAGCAATGTCCTAGTTTCAAGATCTTGCTTAATTTACTGTTCGCCCATTTCGCAACTTTGAAGCAAATTGAATACCAGCTTTTACCCTCTATGCATACATCCTCAGGGTAGATTTACTCATGGCTATCAGTAATGATTTAATTTACATGAGTCTTTCACTTCTATTTTACAAGGTTTGGTTATTTACCAAACCTTTTTCCTGAATGTTAGCAGTAGTGATTCATAAACGCAAACATTTTTAATAGTTTTAATAGAGAATTTTGGCAAGCGATCGCATTTACGAAATTGTTTTTTAATGAGGGGTCTTACCCCACATTAATTTTAGCTGCAATTGTCTTCGCTAATTATATTTACTTAACTTTTGTCATCGCTGAAATCGCATAAACAGCGCACCAATTACTAACCCTGCTGCTTGTGTCCAGTAAGCAATGCTAAAATGATTCACGCCCACAGGGGGAATATTTAAACTCCCTATACTATAAAAAAACTGTTGGATAAACCACCAAAATAAATAAACAAAAGCTGGTAATTGCACGGGAATATATATCAATATTAGGGGTAAAATACTATCAATTTTAGCTTTAGGGAATTTGATAATATATGCTCCTAAAATAGATGCGATCGCACCATTCGCACCAATCAATGGTACTGTCAAATTCGGTTGGGCTAGTATTTGGATTAAGTCTGTCGCCACGCCAGCACTCAAGTAAAATCCTAAATAGCGTTTATGACCGAGAATATTTTCTACAGATTTGCCAAATACCCATAAAAATAGTAAGTTTCCTAATATTTGGCTAAAACTACTGTGGAGAAACATTGCTAAAGGCAAAGAAATCAATCGCCAGCATACAACTATCCAAGCTGCTGGATTCACAAAGGCATGAGTAATTGCTCCAGTAATCTGCGCTGGAATTATACCCCAACTATAAATAAATGCGGCTAATTTATCAGCTAATTCTAATTGAATTTCCCCTAAAAATATTGCAATATTAATGCCAATTAGCCAGTAATTAATAATCGGTCGCTGCCGAGTGGGAATATTATCACTAATAGGAATCATTGGTATTAGTTAAAAGTCAAAAGTCAAGAGTCAAGGGTTAATGGTTATTAGTTATTTCTCCCCACACTCCCCACACTCCCCACACTCCTCACACTCCCGCACCTCCTTGCGCTGAATCCGGGTTGCTTGTGCCAAGATTGAAATCAGATATATCGCACTCAACTAGGCAAACCTGATGCTGGGAAACACACTTGTTGGAAGATACCAAATTATGAGCCACTTGGGTGGTGGGGGATTTGGGGAAACCTTTGTCGCTTGTGATACTCAATTACCGGGATCTCCTCAATGTGTTGTGAAAAAACTCAAGCCTCAGGCAAACGATCCAGTAACTTTAGAGACTGCTAGACGTTTATTTGATACAGAAGCTCAAGTTCTCTACAAATTAGGTACTCACGATTGTATTCCCCAACTTTTAGCATACTTTGAAGAAAATGCGGAATTCTATTTGGTACAAGAATTTATCGAAGGTCATAACCTGAGTCAAGAATTAATACCAGGGAAAACTTTTAGCCAAAATGAGGTAATTTCCTTGTTGATGGAAATACTCGAAATTTTAGAGTTTGTTCATCAACAGAAAGTAATTCACCGCGATGTCAATCCGTGCAATCTTCTCAGAAGACAGCAAGATAACAAGTTAGTATTAATTGACTTTGGTGCAGTTAAACAAATTACTACCCAAGTTGTTACGCCACAGGGTCAAACGAAATCTACAGTTGCTATTGGTACGCCAGGATATCTTCCTGGGGAACAAGCACAAGGTAATCCTAAATTTAGCAGTGATATTTATGCGGTGGGAATAATTGCGCTTCAAGCTTTAACAGGATTACCACCAGAACAATTAGAAAAGGATGACGATAGTAATGAGATTATCTGGCAAAAATATACTCAAGTAACGCCAGAATTCGCACAAGTATTAAACAAAATGGTATGTTATGATTTTCGTCAGCGCTACGCTTCGGCAACAGAAGCATTACAAGCAATTAAAGAGTTAATTAAGCCAGCCGCGCAAACAATAGCATTAACTCCGATATTGCCATTTAAGAATTTAAAAAATCACAAATATAAAAAAGAAATAATTCAC
The genomic region above belongs to Calothrix sp. NIES-2098 and contains:
- the murD gene encoding UDP-N-acetylmuramoyl-L-alanyl-D-glutamate synthetase; this translates as MPKSAVIGLGKSGIAAARLLHREGWEVELCDSNTSETLLKQQQELATENITVKLGYSLEFNDADLPQLIVVSPGVPWDIPVLVKARELGIETIGEMELAWRYLQSLPWVGITGTNGKTTTTALIAAIFQAAGFDAPACGNIGYAACEVALAKKLPDWVIGEISSYQIESSVTLAPRIGVWTTFTPDHLSRHKTLDNYYNIKAKLLHKSQLQIFNGDDAYLRKVGLSDWPDAYWTSAKGKDYLIGEKGFYIENGWVIEKLSATSTPQAIVEVSALRMVGEHNQQNLLMAVAAARLAEIHPDAISRAIREFPGVPHRLEHICTWEGIDFINDSKATNYDAAEVGLASVKSPAILIAGGEAKAGDDTGWLAKIQSQAAAVLLIGSAAPAFAQRLQEVGYSNYEIVETMEKAITKSAELAKKHQAAVVLLSPACASFDQYPNFEVRGDHFRQLCLDWARIS
- a CDS encoding rhomboid family protein; the protein is MIPISDNIPTRQRPIINYWLIGINIAIFLGEIQLELADKLAAFIYSWGIIPAQITGAITHAFVNPAAWIVVCWRLISLPLAMFLHSSFSQILGNLLFLWVFGKSVENILGHKRYLGFYLSAGVATDLIQILAQPNLTVPLIGANGAIASILGAYIIKFPKAKIDSILPLILIYIPVQLPAFVYLFWWFIQQFFYSIGSLNIPPVGVNHFSIAYWTQAAGLVIGALFMRFQR